From a region of the Apis mellifera strain DH4 linkage group LG2, Amel_HAv3.1, whole genome shotgun sequence genome:
- the LOC100576649 gene encoding mismatch repair endonuclease PMS2 → MTEPISTSEKSKKINVISKQTIHQICSGQVVLDLATALKELVENSLDSNATLIDIKLTDYGKTCITVSDNGSGILEQDFEGLGLKHHTSKLQEFSDLTEVNTFGFRGEALSSLCSLAELSIITRHCTSEYGFKLQFDHNGLLQKKEPCAREIGTTVHVKNIFKCLPVRVKEFQRNLKKEYIRAIQILYSYCLISTETKITCTNSVSGKASNLVVNTVNSSNILNNINIIFGKKSSNGLIKIELLPPDELTLQEYNLPNNIIVDFEWDCYISSCEHDVGRFTSDRQFFYINGRPCDLIKINKLINQIYHKYNNKQYPFIFLNLKLNKYSTDINVTPNKRTIFCTQQNLILATLKYSLISKWDKLQGNLTINPLSKLNFGIKRTISPTNEDRSIKRLHKLNEISDIKYIIKQNIQCDNENKITQYDNSQNNISYDMKILNSIEMPISILTIKQKLQEKQNILPKYVTSNTTIKFKAKMEANENSKAENELKTQLTKDSFFKMEIIGQFNLGFIITRLKEDLFIIDQHASDEKYRFEKLNNETQLKTQKLIIPKFLNISAVNETILIEHQKTFEDNGFFFKINSKAEFGHRIQLTGIPVSGYWQFGQEDIEELIFLIREGGVENKEKNIFRPSRVRQMLASRACRGAVMIGKALNNSDMQKLIAQMAQMKNPWSCPHGRPTIRHLLSLNLIY, encoded by the exons atgacaGAACCAATTTCAACatcagaaaaatcaaaaaaaattaatgtaataagtaAACAAACAATTCATCAAATTTGTTCTGGCCAG gtgGTGCTTGATCTTGCAACTGCTTTAAAAGAACTTGTGGAAAATAGTTTAGATAGTAATGCtacattaattgatattaaattaacagaTTATGGAAAGACATGTATTACCGTCAGTGATAATGGAAGTGGTATCTTAGAACAAGATTTTGAAGGATtag gATTAAAACATCATACTTCTAAACTTCaagaattttcagatttaacagAAGTGAATACTTTTGGGTTTCGAGGAGAAGCTCTTAGTTCACTTTGTTCCTTAGCTGAATTAAGTATAATTACAAGACATTGCACAAGTGAATATGGTTTTAAACTACAATTTGATCATAATGGTTTgctacaaaaaaaagaaccatGTGCAAGAGAAATAGGAACAACTGTacatgtgaaaaatatatttaagtgtCTTCCTGTAAGagtaaaagaatttcaaagaaatcttaaaaaagaatatattcgtGCTATTCAAATATTGTACAGTTATTGCTTGATTTCtactgaaacaaaaataacgtGTACTAATTCTGTCTCAGGCAAAGCTTCTAATCTTGTAGTTAATACTGTTAATtctagtaatattttaaataatattaatataatatttggcaaaaaatcttcaaatggacttattaaaattgaattattaccCCCTGATGAATTGACATTACAAGAATACAATTtaccaaataatataattgtagatTTTGAATGGGATTGCTATATTAGTAGTTGTGAGCATGATGTTGGACGTTTTACTTCTGATAGacagtttttttatataaatggtcGTCCatgtgatttaataaaaattaataaattaataaatcaaatttatcataaatataataataaacaatatccattcatttttctgaatttaaaattaaataaatattcaactgATATTAATGTTACTCCAAATAAAAGAACTATTTTTTGCAcacaacaaaatttaattttagcaactttaaaatatagtttaatatCTAAGTGGGATAAATTACAAGGAAATTTAACTATAAATcctttatctaaattaaattttggaataaaaagaacaatttcACCTACAAATGAAGATCGATCAATAAAAAGATtgcataaattaaatgaaatatcagatataaaatatataataaaacaaaatatacaatgtgataatgaaaataaaattactcaaTATGATAattcacaaaataatatatcatatgacatgaaaatattaaatagcatAGAAATGCCAATAagcattttaacaataaaacaaaaacttcaagaaaaacaaaatattttaccgAAATATGTGACTTCAAATACAACAATCAAATTTAAGGCAAAAATGGAagcaaatgaaaattcaaaggctgagaatgaattgaaaacacaattaacaaaagattcttttttcaag atggaGATTATAGGTCAATTTAATCTTGGTTTTATAATAACACGTTTAAAAGAAGATCTCTTTATTATTGATCAACATGCTAgtgatgaaaaatatcgttttgaaAAACTTAATAATGAAACTCAATTAAAAActcaaaaattgattattcctaaatttttaaatatttctgcagttaatgaaacaatattaattgaacatcaaaaaacatttgaagataatggttttttttttaaaataaattctaaag cTGAATTTGGTCATCGTATTCAACTCACAGGAATACCAGTTAGTGGTTATTGGCAATTTGGACAAGAAGATATTgaagaattgatttttcttattagaGAAGGCGgtgtagaaaataaagaaaaaaatatatttcgtccaAGTCGAGTAAGACAAATGTTAGCATCAAGAGCTTGTCGTGGAGCAGTTATGATTGGTAAAGCTCTCAATAATAGTgatatgcaaaaattaattgctCAAATGGCACAAATGAAAAATCCTTGGAGTTGTCCTCATGGTAGACCAACAATAAgacatttattatcattaaatcttatatactaa